The Saccopteryx leptura isolate mSacLep1 chromosome 2, mSacLep1_pri_phased_curated, whole genome shotgun sequence genome has a window encoding:
- the NELFB gene encoding negative elongation factor B produces the protein MFAGLQDLGVANGEDLKETLTNCTEPLKAIEQFQTENGVLLPSLQSALPFLDLHGTPRLEFHQSVFDELRDKLLERVSAIALEGKAEERYKKLEDLLEKSFSLVKMPSLQPVVMCVMKHLPKVPEKKLKLVMADKELYRACAVEVKRQIWQDNQALFGDEVSPLLKQYILEKETALFSTELSVLHNFFSPSPKTRRQGEVRRESGEAVKELYSQLSEKLEQLDHRKPSPVQAAETPALELPLPTVPAPAGL, from the exons ATGTTCGCGGGGCTGCAGGATCTGGGCGTGGCCAACGGCGAGGACCTGAAGGAGACGCTCACCAACTGCACGGAGCCGCTGAAAGCCATCGAGCAGTTTCAG ACAGAGAATGGCGTGCTGCTGCCTTCCCTGCAGTCGGCCTTGCCCTTTCTGGACCTGCACGGGACGCCTCGGTTGGAGTTCCACCAGTCCGTGTTTGATGAGCTGCGGGACAAGCTGCTGGAGCGTGTGTCAGCCATTGCCTTGGAGGGAAAAGCTGAAGAAAG GTACAAGAAACTAGAAGACCTTCTGGAGAAGAGCTTTTCCTTGGTGAAGATGCCATCTCTGCAGCCAGTGGTGATGTGCGTCATGAAACACTTGCCCAAG GTCCCTGAGAAGAAGCTGAAGCTGGTCATGGCCGACAAGGAGCTGTACCGGGCCTGTGCGGTGGAGGTGAAGCGGCAGATCTGGCAGGACAACCAGGCGCTCTTTGGCGATGAGGTCTCCCCCCTGCTGAAGCAGTACATCCTGGAGAAGGAGACTGCACTTTTCAGCACGGAGCTCTCCGTCCTGCACAACTTCTTCAGTCCTTCCCCCAAAACCAGGCGCCAGGGAGAGGTGAGGCGGGAG AGTGGAGAGGCCGTGAAGGAGCTTTACTCCCAGCTCAGTGAGAAGCTGGAGCAGCTCGACCACCGGAAGCCCAGCCCGGTCCAGGCCGccgagacccctgccctagagctgCCCCTCCCCACCGTGCCTGCTCCAGCGGGGCTCTGA
- the STPG3 gene encoding protein STPG3, whose product MNFDQKAVKFLANFYINGGQHWTHGPLGPQSLVPAQCPGSGAAWQETCSPASQEFPAGLRMYIDPLRECPPICTQILKELRKWRGFSSLGCFLTGQERRPPIATNLDNPGPTRYQVPDASVRESTPHPHFSIGRKHPTIDGGGRRAWQTLWFQSESPFTQKVDFSRELKWPSPADYSPLGGPSVPAFSFGCRRSASEAAEARVRPGLPQAWGAGPCAQPTLQAPGEKRPSPSTYDTLPGDRLKSRRLPAFSFSMSRSPALASWVKSSHTPGPAAYYVEDCYNSRFPSVPGVVMGVRRPKRHDTGPFCAL is encoded by the exons ATGAATTTTGACCAGAAGGCTGTGAAATTCCTGGCAAACTTTTACATCAATGGAGGCCAACACTGGACCCATGGTCCCCTGGGGCCACAATCATTAGTGCCAGCCCAGT GCCCAGGTTCCGGGGCCGCCTGGCAGGAGACGTGTTCCCCAGCATCGCAGGAGTTCCCGGCGGGCCTCAGGATGTACATTGACCCCCTCCGGGAGTGCCCGCCGATCTGTACCCAGATCCTGAAGGAGCTGCGTAAATGGAGGGGCTTCTCCAGTCTG GGCTGTTTCCTAACAGGGCAGGAGCGACGCCCCCCAATCGCGACCAACCTGGACAACCCAGGCCCCACCCGGTACCAGGTGCCCGATGCTTCGGTGCGTGAATCCACCCCGCACCCTCACTTCAGCATTGGTCGCAAGCACCCGACCATCG ACGGCGGTGGCCGCAGGGCGTGGCAGACTCTGTGGTTCCAGAGCGAAAGCCCCTTCACGCAGAAAGTCGACTTCAGTCGGGAGCTCAAG TGGCCATCGCCCGCCGACTACTCTCCACTTGGCGGCCCTTCCGTCCCGGCTTTCAGCTTTGGGTGCCGCCGCTCCGCTTCCGAAGCAGCCGAGGCGCGCGTGCGTCCGGGGCTGCCGCAGGCCTGGGGTGCAGGTCCTTGTGCCCAGCCCACGTTGCAGGCCCCGGGTGAGAAgcgccccagccccagcacctACGACACCCTTCCCGGGGACCGCCTGAAGAGCCGGCGCCTGCCTGCCTTCTCCTTCTCCATGAGCCGCTCGCCCGCGCTTGCCTCCTGGGTCAAATCCT CCCACACCCCCGGCCCAGCCGCCTACTACGTGGAGGATTGCTATAACTCGCGCTTCCCCTCGGTGCCCGGCGTGGTTATGGGCGTGAGAAGACCCAAGCGTCATGACACAGGCCCCTTCTGTGCGCTTTAG